The following proteins come from a genomic window of Nostoc sp. ATCC 53789:
- a CDS encoding ferredoxin family protein encodes MIELVSESRCIKCNICVNICPTNVFDRVADAPPTIARQSDCQTCYMCELYCPVDALYVAPESDVTASVNEAELAEVGLLGSYRENIGWGHKRTSTAKADQTFQILKQMK; translated from the coding sequence GTGATTGAGTTGGTCAGCGAATCGCGGTGCATAAAATGTAATATCTGCGTGAATATTTGTCCAACCAACGTATTTGACCGTGTAGCTGATGCGCCGCCAACCATTGCTCGACAGAGTGACTGTCAAACCTGTTATATGTGCGAATTGTATTGTCCAGTTGATGCGCTTTATGTAGCACCAGAAAGCGATGTGACGGCTTCAGTCAACGAGGCAGAATTGGCAGAAGTTGGGCTGCTGGGTAGTTACCGGGAAAACATCGGCTGGGGGCATAAACGTACTTCAACAGCAAAAGCGGATCAAACATTCCAAATTTTGAAGCAGATGAAGTAG
- a CDS encoding FAD-binding protein → MLKTLTTDFELDLEADVLVIGGGPAGTWAAWSAASSGAKVVLVDKGYCGTTGCAAASGNGVWYVPPDPEARETAKASRESLGGFLSDRNWMDRVLDQTYANVNQLAEWGYPFPTDDEGKPYRRSLQGPEYMRLMRRQIQRAGVKILDNSPALELLVDDDGAVAGATGVNRQTGEKWKVRSQSTIIATGGCAFLSKALGCNVLTGDGYLMAAEAGAEMSGMEFSNAYGISPAFSSVTKTLFYNWATFTYEDGSVIPGASSHRRSVIAQTLLQQPVYAIIDKAAESMRPSMRLAQPNFFLPFDRAGIDPFTQRFPVTLRLEGTVRGTGGIRIVDESCASSVRGLYAAGDAATRELICGGFTGGGSHNAAWAISSGYWSGKSAAEYSRSLGEYKTQRQVKGIGEVGLQSGSVACRRRHRSLATDEIIQAVQAEVFPYEKNYFRTEQGLTESLSKLNHLWQELRNSHVTSDKELIRAREATAMVATARWMYSSAIERKETRGMHKHQDYPELDANQQHHLISGGLDQVWVKSQPLSTEKPLSKIGAAV, encoded by the coding sequence ATGCTGAAGACGTTAACAACCGATTTTGAACTTGACTTAGAAGCAGATGTGCTTGTGATTGGAGGTGGCCCGGCTGGAACTTGGGCGGCTTGGAGTGCTGCATCAAGTGGAGCAAAAGTTGTCCTGGTAGACAAAGGATATTGTGGTACGACTGGATGCGCTGCTGCATCTGGAAATGGTGTGTGGTATGTGCCGCCTGACCCAGAAGCACGAGAAACTGCAAAGGCGAGTCGAGAATCGTTGGGTGGGTTTTTGTCCGATCGCAATTGGATGGATCGAGTACTGGATCAGACCTATGCAAACGTCAATCAGTTAGCAGAGTGGGGTTATCCCTTCCCTACCGACGATGAAGGCAAACCCTACCGGCGATCGCTGCAAGGGCCAGAGTATATGCGGCTGATGCGGCGGCAAATTCAACGCGCTGGAGTCAAGATTTTAGATAATAGCCCCGCCTTAGAACTACTGGTAGATGACGATGGTGCTGTTGCTGGTGCAACAGGTGTGAATCGTCAAACTGGTGAGAAATGGAAAGTGCGATCGCAGTCCACAATTATCGCCACAGGCGGCTGTGCATTTCTCAGTAAAGCGTTAGGATGCAACGTCCTGACGGGGGATGGTTATCTGATGGCTGCTGAAGCAGGTGCTGAGATGTCAGGTATGGAATTTTCCAATGCCTATGGCATCTCCCCCGCTTTTTCTTCAGTTACCAAAACCCTGTTTTATAATTGGGCAACTTTCACCTACGAAGACGGTAGTGTGATTCCGGGTGCAAGTTCTCATAGACGGTCAGTAATTGCCCAGACATTACTGCAACAGCCAGTTTACGCCATCATAGACAAAGCGGCGGAATCGATGCGGCCATCTATGCGTTTAGCACAGCCCAACTTCTTTTTACCCTTTGATCGTGCAGGTATCGATCCATTTACCCAACGTTTCCCTGTGACTCTGCGTTTAGAGGGAACTGTGCGCGGTACGGGAGGAATTCGGATTGTCGATGAGAGTTGTGCTAGTTCAGTGCGGGGACTCTATGCGGCTGGAGATGCGGCTACACGCGAACTGATTTGTGGCGGATTTACTGGCGGTGGTAGTCATAACGCAGCTTGGGCAATATCTTCTGGCTATTGGTCGGGTAAATCGGCTGCTGAATATAGCCGCAGCTTGGGAGAATACAAAACTCAACGACAAGTTAAGGGTATTGGAGAGGTAGGATTACAGAGTGGGAGCGTAGCTTGCCGCCGAAGGCATCGCTCCTTAGCGACTGATGAAATTATTCAAGCAGTCCAAGCTGAAGTATTCCCCTACGAAAAGAACTATTTCCGTACAGAACAAGGCTTAACCGAGTCTTTGAGTAAGCTAAATCATCTTTGGCAAGAACTCCGCAACAGCCACGTAACATCAGATAAAGAGCTAATCCGGGCGCGAGAAGCTACGGCAATGGTAGCCACAGCACGATGGATGTACAGCAGTGCCATTGAACGTAAAGAAACTCGTGGGATGCACAAACATCAAGACTATCCAGAACTTGATGCTAACCAGCAACATCACCTGATTAGCGGCGGATTAGATCAGGTTTGGGTGAAGAGTCAGCCGCTAAGTACAGAAAAGCCTTTATCTAAAATAGGAGCAGCAGTGTGA
- a CDS encoding glycosyltransferase family 2 protein, with product MLPKYSLIVPIYNEEEIIPELYRRLSAVMNRLDGLVELILINDGSRDRSLQLIRELHQKDPRICYLSFARNFGHQIAVTAGLNFVRGQVIIILDADLQDPPELIPDMIEKWRQGYQVVYAQRTQRLKEGWFKRFTAYFFYRLLKKLADVDIPTDTGDFCLMDRQIVDILNSMPERTRYIRGLRSWVGFQQTAIRFERDPRFAGEVKYTFSKSLALAINGLVSFSIVPLRLSTYLGLLAAAAAIFMALLILYWRLFLPHSPLTGFTIILMAIFFLGSVQLVSVGILGEYIGRIYEEVKARPLYTLAEVGGFYSKSPNSTHHNTDKLVEAPHLKRNEDS from the coding sequence ATGCTACCAAAGTATTCATTGATTGTTCCAATTTATAACGAAGAAGAAATTATACCCGAACTATACCGCAGACTAAGTGCAGTAATGAATCGGCTAGATGGTCTTGTCGAATTAATTTTAATCAATGATGGTAGCCGCGATCGCTCCTTACAATTAATACGAGAACTCCATCAAAAAGATCCACGCATTTGCTACTTGAGCTTTGCTCGTAACTTTGGTCATCAAATTGCAGTTACTGCCGGTCTTAATTTTGTTCGAGGTCAAGTTATTATCATCCTTGATGCTGACTTACAAGATCCGCCAGAACTAATCCCAGACATGATTGAAAAATGGCGACAGGGCTATCAGGTCGTCTACGCTCAACGCACTCAACGCCTCAAGGAAGGATGGTTTAAGCGTTTTACTGCCTACTTTTTTTATCGTCTCCTCAAGAAGCTTGCAGATGTAGATATTCCTACTGATACTGGTGATTTTTGTTTAATGGATCGGCAAATTGTAGATATTCTCAATTCTATGCCAGAACGTACCCGCTACATTCGTGGTTTGCGTTCTTGGGTTGGCTTTCAGCAAACAGCAATTCGGTTCGAGCGCGATCCCCGCTTTGCTGGGGAAGTTAAATACACTTTCAGCAAATCTTTGGCCCTTGCTATTAATGGTTTAGTATCCTTTTCAATAGTTCCACTGCGGTTATCAACCTACTTAGGCTTATTAGCGGCGGCGGCGGCCATCTTCATGGCTTTATTAATCTTGTATTGGCGGCTTTTTCTTCCCCATTCGCCTTTAACTGGGTTCACGATTATTTTGATGGCAATTTTCTTTCTCGGATCTGTGCAGTTAGTTAGTGTTGGCATTTTAGGCGAATATATAGGGCGCATCTATGAAGAAGTTAAAGCTAGACCCCTTTATACTTTGGCAGAGGTAGGTGGCTTCTATTCTAAATCGCCCAATTCAACACATCATAATACTGACAAACTAGTTGAGGCTCCCCACCTTAAAAGAAATGAGGATTCTTAA
- a CDS encoding TVP38/TMEM64 family protein: protein MWNLKTGILLLTLSCIIATGIGVYLIGGIEPAQIQALLKASGIWAPIIYVALYVVATMLVLPSTVLNLTGGAIFGPWLGTFWTSFGAIIAAIIAFVFTRTIGRKTVAKRLAGRWQAMDAEVRRGGLFYMFAIRLVPIMPYGLVNFVAGLTSISFKDYVMGTTLGTVPSVLPFVLLGSSGLKAVKTGDFLPLVLALGLTGILVAGSTWYRHRRTFPKKAVESLKESDSSDDINPENK, encoded by the coding sequence GTGTGGAACTTAAAAACTGGTATTTTACTACTTACGCTGAGTTGCATAATTGCAACTGGTATAGGAGTATATCTGATTGGCGGTATTGAACCAGCACAAATTCAGGCTTTGCTGAAAGCTTCTGGTATCTGGGCACCGATTATTTATGTTGCTTTGTATGTTGTAGCAACTATGTTAGTTCTGCCCTCAACAGTGTTGAATTTGACTGGAGGTGCAATTTTTGGCCCTTGGCTGGGTACTTTCTGGACTAGTTTTGGAGCAATTATTGCGGCAATTATTGCTTTCGTTTTTACTCGTACTATTGGACGGAAAACAGTTGCAAAACGACTAGCAGGACGCTGGCAAGCTATGGATGCGGAGGTACGGCGTGGAGGGCTTTTTTATATGTTTGCCATCCGACTAGTACCAATCATGCCTTATGGCTTAGTAAACTTTGTTGCTGGACTGACTTCGATTAGCTTTAAAGATTATGTTATGGGCACAACACTTGGTACTGTTCCTAGTGTCTTACCTTTTGTACTACTAGGTAGTTCTGGTTTGAAAGCAGTCAAAACAGGTGATTTTTTGCCGCTAGTACTAGCTTTGGGCTTAACTGGAATACTAGTAGCAGGGTCTACTTGGTATCGCCATCGTCGGACTTTTCCTAAAAAAGCTGTAGAAAGCCTTAAAGAATCTGACTCTTCAGATGACATCAACCCGGAGAATAAATAA
- a CDS encoding iron uptake porin has product MFTFLLLDILAILVFYPVKSHAELPKSDVSTAEAEVNKAPEAIINQTLETSTIETEGKGPGEVASPPASCALSCVLPSSSIPPLTGKKATSPERVTPVSQLLEVAPPTNKKAPNNAAGQVTSVSQLSDVLPTDWAFQALQSLVERYGVIAGYTDDTFKGNRALTRYEFAAGLNAALDRLNELIATSTADLVKREDLDAIKKLQEQFSPELAQFRGRLDNLETRTAKLEANQFTTTTKLIGRAQIVLGSVLAGNNVVTKRPAPRNATLQGSTTLRLNTSFNGKDSLSLSLSGGNIESLGQTRAGLLGTFEGRTADNSSITFARNTILLGGVRYRFLPNPDTQVNIYALSDGASEIGLSGPINPYFESSSATGANGISRFSRRSLVYNYGDSGPGIAILQKLGKQVQVGIAYSAPNGGNPTTNNGLFTGRYLALAQIIYYSSNRNFRVAATYVNTYSPANTQGLSGTNFGPAVGSNLVNSTVAGAGTVANLYGLQAFYQVNSKLAINGWISYGAHRYLGRGDGSAMDWAVGLAFPDLFSEGALGGILVGMEPKLTRLSQGVNLGAGAGQADKDTSLHVEAFYQYKIGDNIEVTPGLIWITAPDSDASNPDSLFAWVRTVFRF; this is encoded by the coding sequence ATGTTCACGTTCTTATTGCTAGATATTCTAGCCATTCTGGTTTTTTATCCAGTAAAAAGTCACGCTGAACTCCCTAAATCTGATGTATCTACTGCTGAAGCAGAAGTGAACAAAGCTCCAGAAGCAATTATCAATCAAACACTAGAAACTTCAACGATAGAGACAGAAGGCAAAGGGCCAGGAGAGGTCGCATCCCCTCCTGCTTCCTGTGCGCTATCCTGCGTCCTACCTTCTTCTTCAATTCCACCGCTAACTGGTAAAAAAGCTACCAGCCCAGAACGAGTCACACCTGTCTCGCAATTGTTGGAAGTTGCACCACCAACTAATAAAAAAGCTCCAAATAATGCAGCAGGACAAGTGACATCTGTCTCGCAGCTGTCAGATGTTTTGCCCACAGATTGGGCATTTCAAGCATTACAGTCTTTGGTGGAGCGCTACGGTGTAATTGCTGGATATACAGATGACACATTTAAAGGGAATCGTGCCCTAACACGGTATGAATTTGCTGCTGGGTTGAATGCTGCTTTAGATCGCCTCAATGAATTAATAGCGACTTCAACGGCAGATTTGGTCAAACGAGAAGACTTGGATGCCATCAAAAAACTACAAGAACAATTTTCTCCAGAACTTGCTCAATTTCGGGGACGCTTAGATAACTTGGAAACGCGGACTGCGAAATTAGAGGCAAATCAGTTTACAACCACAACTAAACTTATAGGTCGAGCGCAGATTGTTCTTGGCTCGGTTCTGGCTGGCAATAATGTCGTTACCAAAAGACCTGCACCTCGCAATGCCACACTTCAAGGTTCAACGACTTTACGGTTAAACACCAGTTTTAACGGTAAAGATTCACTCAGCTTATCGCTGTCAGGTGGAAATATTGAATCATTGGGACAAACAAGAGCTGGATTATTAGGAACTTTTGAGGGGAGAACTGCTGATAACTCCAGTATTACCTTTGCACGTAATACTATTCTTCTCGGTGGCGTGCGGTATCGTTTTTTACCTAATCCAGATACTCAAGTTAACATTTATGCCCTATCTGATGGAGCTAGTGAGATAGGTCTTTCTGGCCCTATCAATCCATATTTTGAATCGTCTTCTGCAACCGGTGCTAATGGGATTTCACGATTTTCACGGCGGTCTTTGGTCTATAACTATGGAGATAGCGGGCCCGGAATTGCCATACTCCAAAAATTAGGCAAACAGGTTCAAGTAGGGATAGCATACAGCGCACCAAACGGTGGTAATCCCACAACTAATAATGGCTTATTTACAGGCAGGTATTTAGCTTTAGCACAGATAATCTACTACTCCTCTAATCGAAATTTTCGGGTGGCGGCAACTTACGTCAATACTTATAGTCCAGCAAATACCCAAGGTCTAAGCGGAACAAACTTCGGCCCAGCAGTCGGTAGTAACCTGGTAAACAGCACCGTAGCTGGAGCGGGAACTGTAGCCAATCTTTATGGACTACAGGCGTTCTATCAAGTTAATTCCAAGTTGGCAATTAATGGGTGGATAAGTTACGGAGCGCACCGCTATTTGGGGCGCGGTGATGGTAGTGCAATGGATTGGGCCGTAGGACTAGCATTCCCCGATCTTTTTAGTGAGGGTGCTTTAGGGGGGATTTTAGTTGGTATGGAGCCGAAACTCACCAGGCTCAGTCAGGGTGTAAATTTGGGAGCAGGTGCAGGACAAGCAGACAAAGATACCTCCCTGCACGTTGAGGCATTTTACCAATATAAAATCGGAGATAATATTGAGGTGACACCGGGTTTAATCTGGATTACTGCACCGGACTCTGATGCCAGCAATCCTGATAGTTTATTTGCTTGGGTTCGTACTGTCTTTAGGTTTTAA
- the ssuD gene encoding FMNH2-dependent alkanesulfonate monooxygenase: MEILWFIPTGSHDGRYLGTDIGSRVATPDYLQQIAQAVDNLGYTGALLPTGSSCEDAWITAAAFISVTKQMKFLVAIRPGITSPGAAARMAATFDRISKGRLLINVVTGGDPVQLAGDGLHLSHDDRYDLTDEFLTVWRGIVSGETVDFKGNYLDIKGGKLLFPPVQKPYPPLWFGGSSAAAKRVAAKHIDVYLTWGEPPQQVAQKIAEVKRLAAEQGRTVRFGIRLHVIVRETESAAWDAANELIKYVDEDAIAKAQQHLASSDSEGQRRMSQLHSGSRETLEISPNLWTGIGLVRGGAGTALVGDPDTVAARMLEYQDLGIETFVFSGYPHLEEAYRTAELLFPRLPLQKQTAPLTPPVLSTVSEIVSSEKFAKQLTSAS; the protein is encoded by the coding sequence ATGGAAATTCTCTGGTTTATTCCTACTGGATCTCATGACGGACGCTATTTAGGCACAGATATTGGCTCTCGTGTTGCCACACCTGATTATTTGCAGCAAATTGCTCAAGCTGTGGATAATTTAGGCTACACGGGTGCATTGTTACCCACAGGGAGTTCTTGTGAAGATGCTTGGATAACTGCCGCCGCTTTTATATCTGTCACCAAGCAGATGAAATTTCTCGTAGCAATTCGTCCAGGAATTACTTCTCCTGGTGCTGCTGCACGGATGGCAGCAACATTTGATCGGATTTCTAAAGGAAGATTGTTAATTAATGTGGTGACAGGTGGAGATCCGGTGCAACTCGCTGGAGATGGCTTGCATCTTAGTCATGACGATCGCTATGATTTAACCGATGAATTTCTTACTGTTTGGCGGGGTATCGTCAGTGGGGAAACAGTCGATTTTAAAGGAAACTACCTGGATATCAAAGGTGGTAAACTCCTATTTCCGCCAGTCCAAAAACCCTATCCACCATTGTGGTTTGGTGGCTCATCTGCGGCTGCAAAGCGCGTTGCTGCTAAACATATAGATGTTTATCTAACTTGGGGCGAACCTCCACAGCAAGTTGCTCAAAAGATTGCTGAGGTTAAACGACTGGCGGCTGAACAAGGTAGAACAGTCCGCTTTGGGATTCGCTTGCATGTAATTGTGCGAGAAACCGAGTCTGCGGCTTGGGATGCAGCCAATGAGCTAATTAAGTATGTTGATGAGGATGCGATCGCAAAAGCTCAACAACACCTAGCTAGTTCTGATTCTGAAGGACAGCGACGGATGAGTCAACTACATAGTGGTAGTCGAGAAACCCTAGAGATTAGCCCCAACCTATGGACAGGAATTGGATTAGTGCGGGGTGGTGCTGGTACAGCCCTAGTTGGAGATCCCGATACTGTTGCCGCTAGGATGCTGGAATATCAAGATTTGGGCATAGAAACCTTTGTGTTCTCTGGATATCCCCATTTAGAAGAGGCATATCGCACAGCTGAATTATTATTTCCACGTTTACCTTTGCAGAAACAAACTGCACCGCTAACGCCACCAGTCTTGAGTACTGTTAGCGAAATAGTTAGCAGTGAAAAATTTGCTAAACAACTAACGAGCGCTTCATGA
- the ssuC gene encoding aliphatic sulfonate ABC transporter permease SsuC has product MTITLKHTKRNNNISLSEVLENPQIDKIVPWIVPVLVLVLWEFASRTGLLSTRILPAPSGVIATAIRLASTGELFQHIGISAGRAISGFIVGGSIGFGLGLLNGFSRIAEKLLDSSLQMLRTIPNLALIPLVILWFGIGDQARLFLVSMGVFFPLYLNTFHGIRSVDPGLIEMGKVYGLKTPQLLWQIIFPGALSSILVGVRFSLGIMWLTLIVAETIAADSGLGYMAMNAREFMQTDVVVLSIVIYALLGKLADAVARGLETKFLAWNPNYQRS; this is encoded by the coding sequence ATGACTATTACCCTTAAACATACCAAAAGAAACAATAATATATCCCTGAGCGAGGTGTTAGAAAACCCGCAAATCGATAAAATAGTTCCCTGGATTGTACCCGTTCTAGTGCTAGTACTTTGGGAATTTGCTTCCAGAACTGGTTTACTTTCAACCAGAATTTTACCTGCCCCTAGTGGCGTAATCGCTACAGCCATTAGACTAGCCTCCACCGGAGAACTTTTTCAGCATATAGGAATTAGTGCTGGACGGGCGATATCTGGTTTTATAGTTGGTGGCAGTATTGGGTTCGGTTTGGGATTGCTCAATGGCTTTTCCCGTATAGCAGAAAAGTTATTGGATAGTTCTTTGCAAATGCTCCGGACTATCCCTAATTTGGCATTAATTCCCCTGGTAATTCTCTGGTTTGGTATCGGCGATCAAGCTAGATTATTTTTAGTGTCTATGGGGGTATTTTTCCCGTTATATCTTAATACATTTCATGGCATTCGCAGTGTAGATCCTGGGCTGATTGAAATGGGAAAAGTCTATGGATTGAAAACACCACAACTTCTGTGGCAAATTATTTTTCCAGGAGCTTTATCTTCAATTCTCGTCGGTGTCCGTTTTTCTTTGGGGATTATGTGGCTGACATTAATTGTGGCAGAAACGATCGCAGCGGATTCTGGACTGGGTTATATGGCAATGAATGCCCGTGAATTTATGCAAACTGATGTTGTGGTTTTGAGTATTGTTATCTATGCACTGCTGGGTAAATTAGCAGATGCTGTTGCCAGAGGGTTAGAAACCAAATTCTTGGCTTGGAATCCTAACTATCAAAGGTCATAA
- a CDS encoding ATP-binding cassette domain-containing protein, which yields MSYNVQGTQLSILDLTKSFGNKTVLNSLNLEVEAGEFVAIVGRSGCGKSTLLRLVSGLDKATSGGILLDGEPLRRLSRSVTVMFQDPRLLPWKRVVQNVGLGLEGNWREKALWALDKVGLKDRADEWPYVLSGGQRQRVSLARALVSQPRLLLLDEPLGALDALTRQEMQGLIENLWQERRFTAFLVTHDVEEAVALADRVIVIDEGRISLDLPVKLSRPRDRSSEVFINIREAVLQRVMSNESTQSNNQLLQLSS from the coding sequence GTGAGTTATAATGTACAAGGTACGCAACTAAGTATTTTGGATTTGACGAAATCTTTCGGTAATAAAACTGTTTTAAACTCGCTAAACTTAGAAGTTGAAGCAGGTGAATTTGTCGCTATCGTCGGACGTAGTGGTTGTGGTAAAAGTACCTTATTGCGTCTGGTGTCAGGATTAGATAAAGCAACTTCAGGCGGAATACTACTGGATGGAGAACCACTGCGTAGACTCAGCCGCTCTGTAACAGTGATGTTTCAAGACCCCCGCTTACTGCCGTGGAAGCGCGTTGTTCAGAATGTGGGGTTAGGCTTGGAAGGCAATTGGCGTGAAAAAGCTTTGTGGGCACTCGATAAAGTCGGACTCAAAGATCGGGCTGATGAGTGGCCTTATGTCTTATCTGGTGGACAACGGCAACGGGTGTCATTGGCAAGGGCATTAGTTAGCCAGCCCCGTTTGTTATTGTTAGATGAACCTTTAGGAGCATTAGATGCTCTAACTCGTCAAGAGATGCAGGGTTTGATAGAGAACTTATGGCAAGAGCGGAGATTTACTGCATTTTTGGTGACTCACGATGTAGAAGAAGCTGTGGCGTTGGCAGACCGAGTGATAGTGATTGATGAAGGACGTATTTCTCTCGATTTACCTGTAAAACTTTCACGTCCGCGAGATAGAAGTAGCGAAGTGTTTATCAATATCAGAGAAGCAGTTCTTCAGCGAGTAATGAGCAATGAAAGTACTCAGTCAAATAACCAATTGTTGCAGTTGAGTAGTTGA
- a CDS encoding D-2-hydroxyacid dehydrogenase, which yields MKLILPLDLVADIEPHLPPDTEVVTVDVEGNLDGDATDAEVYFSWFLTRSPTLHKIIAAAPALRWHHAPNAGVNHILTPTYLERDIILTNGAGVHGIPIAEFAIAYILAHAKHLQELYALQAERHWKRGFAIQELTDATLLIIGAGGIGQEIAARAKPFGLRIIGSRRHPQELPNFDKVVGADEWRSLLPGVDYVVIATPLTPETKEFIDESVLRSLPKHAYLINIARGGLVDESALIKALTEGWIAGAALDTVNSEPLPPQSPLWSLPNIFITPHISSDSPKIKQRSIALFIDNLKRYQAGQPLRNVVDKEAGY from the coding sequence ATGAAACTGATCTTACCGCTCGATCTCGTTGCTGACATTGAGCCTCATCTACCGCCTGATACAGAGGTTGTCACAGTAGATGTTGAAGGAAATTTAGATGGGGATGCTACTGATGCTGAAGTTTATTTTAGTTGGTTTTTAACCAGAAGCCCGACGCTACATAAAATAATAGCAGCAGCACCTGCACTGCGTTGGCATCATGCACCAAATGCAGGCGTGAATCACATCCTGACACCAACTTATTTGGAAAGAGATATTATCCTCACAAATGGGGCTGGGGTGCATGGAATTCCGATCGCAGAATTTGCGATCGCTTATATCCTAGCTCATGCCAAACACCTGCAAGAATTATATGCTCTACAAGCAGAACGTCACTGGAAAAGAGGCTTTGCCATCCAAGAATTGACAGATGCGACCTTACTAATTATCGGTGCCGGTGGTATTGGTCAAGAAATCGCCGCCCGTGCTAAACCCTTCGGCTTAAGAATTATTGGCAGTCGCCGTCATCCCCAAGAGCTACCAAATTTTGATAAAGTAGTGGGTGCTGATGAATGGCGATCGCTTCTGCCAGGAGTTGATTATGTAGTTATTGCAACACCTCTAACTCCAGAAACCAAAGAATTTATTGATGAATCTGTATTGCGATCACTCCCAAAACATGCCTACCTAATTAATATTGCTCGCGGTGGCCTAGTCGATGAATCGGCTTTAATAAAAGCACTCACAGAAGGTTGGATTGCAGGTGCAGCATTAGACACAGTTAACTCAGAACCGTTACCACCACAAAGTCCTTTATGGTCACTTCCTAACATCTTTATCACACCTCATATTTCTAGCGATTCCCCAAAAATTAAACAGCGTTCAATAGCACTATTTATTGATAATCTGAAGCGTTACCAAGCTGGTCAACCATTACGAAATGTAGTAGATAAAGAAGCAGGATACTAA
- a CDS encoding D-2-hydroxyacid dehydrogenase, with translation MVKLILPDHLIADIEPYLPPDIDVVEVDSEGNLDGDVSDAEVYVNGFYLKTSTLDKVLTAAPRLRWQQSPSAGVNHILTPNFLQKDIILTNGAGVHAIPISEFVLAFMLYHAKNLRKLQTLQDEHTWVRGVFLEELADATLLILGTGNIGQAIASRAKAFGVKVWGSRRHPEPLPNFDKIVGADEWRSLLPAADYVVIATPLTPETKGLIDEAALRSMRQSAYLINIARGAIVDETALFTALSEGWIAGAGLDTVATEPLPPESPLWSLPNAFITPHCSALSPRLRERIAQLFIDNLKRYQTGQPLRNVVDKKAGY, from the coding sequence ATGGTGAAATTGATTTTACCCGATCATCTCATTGCTGATATTGAGCCTTATCTACCGCCTGATATAGATGTTGTGGAGGTGGATAGTGAAGGTAATCTTGATGGTGATGTCAGTGATGCAGAAGTTTATGTCAACGGATTTTACTTGAAAACTTCTACCCTTGACAAAGTATTGACAGCAGCGCCCAGGCTGCGTTGGCAACAGTCGCCGAGTGCTGGCGTGAATCACATCCTTACGCCAAATTTTTTGCAAAAAGATATTATCCTCACTAATGGCGCAGGGGTTCACGCGATTCCAATTTCGGAATTTGTACTGGCATTCATGCTTTATCACGCCAAGAATCTGCGAAAATTGCAAACTTTGCAGGATGAACACACCTGGGTGAGAGGAGTGTTTCTCGAAGAGTTAGCAGACGCGACTTTATTAATTCTCGGCACTGGGAATATAGGTCAAGCGATCGCATCTCGCGCTAAAGCCTTTGGTGTTAAAGTTTGGGGGAGTCGCCGCCATCCCGAACCCCTACCGAATTTTGACAAGATCGTTGGTGCTGATGAATGGCGATCGCTCCTACCCGCAGCCGACTATGTAGTAATTGCCACGCCACTAACCCCAGAAACGAAAGGCTTGATCGATGAAGCCGCCTTGCGCTCTATGCGTCAGTCTGCTTACTTAATTAATATTGCTCGTGGTGCGATCGTTGATGAAACAGCATTATTCACCGCACTAAGTGAGGGATGGATTGCAGGTGCTGGATTAGATACAGTGGCTACAGAACCTCTGCCACCGGAAAGTCCTTTGTGGTCGTTGCCGAACGCCTTTATCACCCCCCATTGTTCAGCCCTATCACCACGACTGAGAGAGCGCATAGCACAACTGTTTATCGACAATCTTAAACGCTATCAAACCGGTCAACCCTTGCGGAATGTCGTAGACAAGAAAGCGGGATATTGA